GCACAGACATCAGGCGGAAGTTGAACAAGAGCTCAGGAAATTAAATGCATCCATCAAGGTCAGCATAATCCCTCACTCCGTCGGGGCGGTGAGGGGCTCCTTCGCCAGCGTTTATGCTCTAATTGATGTCGATGAGGAGACTCTATGGAGGGAATTCGCCAAGCTATACTCCAATGAGCCCTTCATAAGGATAATGCCGAGAGGTACGTTCCCCGATGTCAAGAACGTTATCGGTAGTAATTTCGCGGATCTCGGTTTCTCGAGCGATGAGGGATTCGGTAGAGCGACTGGCTTCGCTGCCATAGATAACTTGATGAAGGGGGCGGCGGGGCAGGCTGTACAGTGCATGAACCTAATGCTCGGATTCAAGGAGACGGAAGCTCTCCTCATCCCTCCCCTGAGGCCTTGAGGTGTTAGCATGCTTGTCGTCAAGGTAGGAGGTAGGGCTCTTCGAAACTTGAGGGAGATATGCAGGGACCTAGCTAAATATGAGTTCATACTCGTTCACGGAGGGGGAGATGAGGTCAGCGATGTATCGAGGAGGATGGGCATAGAGCCGAAGTTCGTGACGTCCCCCTCGGGCCTGAGGAGCAGGTACACTGATGAGAATGAGATAGAGGTATATGTAATGGTGATGGCCGGGAAGATAAACAAGTTGATCGTGAACGAGCTCCTGAACCTCGGCATCAGGGCGGTCGGCATCTCAGGACTGGATGGTCCCACTCTTATAGCTGAGAGGAAGGAGAGGATAATCGTTCAGGAGGGCGGAAGGAGGTTCGCGATCCCAGGTGGTTATACCGGCAGGATAGTGGAGGTTAGGAGGGATCTCATCGATAGCCTCACTAGATCTGGCTACAGCGTGGTTATTTCACCTATCTCGAGGGGGAAGGGAGGGGAGATTCTGAACGTGGATGGAGATCAGGCTGCGGTCAGCATAGCTGAGGCTATGCTTCCCGAGGGCCTGGTGATCCTATCGGATGTGGATGGTGTCATCGTCGATGGCGAGGTCAGGAGGGTAATCTGGGCAGATGAGATAGGATCTATCGAGGGAATAGGGGGAGGGATGTTGAGGAAGTTGATGATGTCCGCTAAAGTAGCTGGGTTGACACGCGTCTTGATAGCGAACGGCCTGAGGGACGAACCGGTGACCAGAGCGTTGAGGGGAGAGGGCACATCCATCGAAGTCAGGTAATGAGTTTTACATTATTTTCCGATATTCGTACCTATAGGTACGATAGTAATGCTTATATTTTCGAGTGTTCGCATCTCTGGGTGCGAACATGGAGGCGAGATGTCCGATATGTGGTTCGACTCTCGAGGTCCCGGATGACGCGATCCCGGGAGAGCTAATAGACTGTAACTCCTGCGGAGCCCTTCTTGAGGTCTTCAATGATAACGGAGCCATTTCCCTAAGGGAAGCAGGGGGAGTGCTCGAGGATTGGGGAGAATGAGGGTAGCTCTGGTCTACGAGAGGCTGAGGGAGGAGGAGTCCCAGATACTGAGGGCCATGGAGAGGCTAGGTGTTGAGGGAGTCTTGCTTCATCTACCATCGAATCACTACAGATTGGAAGCTAGAGCCTCGGAAGCTGATGTAGCCCTCATCAGGACGATGAGTCACACTAATTCAGTCGCCTCCTCGGAAATTTTATCGAATCGTGGGCTGAAATGTGTTAACTCCCCTGAGGTCATAAGGGTATGCGGCGATAAGCTCCTAACCTCCCTCAAGTTGATTAGCTCTGGCATACCTACCCCTAAGACAGCTGTAGCCTTCTCCCCGGAGGGAGCTTTGAGGGCAGCCAAGGAGATTGGCTTCCCCGTCGTAGTTAAGCCCGTCAACGGGAGCTGGGGTAGGTTAGTCTCGCTGGCTAGGGATGAGGAGGAACTGAGGAGCATAATTGAGCATAGGGAGGCGATAGGTTCCCCTTACTATAGGATACACTACATTCAGGAGTACATCGAGAAGCCGGATCGTGATATAAGGGCTTATGGGACTGATAAAGAATTTATAACAGCTATATATAGGATATCAAATCACTGGATAACTAATACGGCTAGAGGAGCTAGAGTTGAGCCCGTGAGAGCTACTGAAGATCTCAGAGATCTAGTCTTGAGGACATGTGAAGCTCTGGGCGGGGGTTTCTTGGGCATAGATATAGTTGAGGATAGGGAGAGGGGTCTTATGGTCCTAGAAGCAAATGCAGTGACTGAGTTCAAGAACGCGGCGAGGGCTACTGGAGTTGACATCGCTGGGGAGCTAGTTAGGTACGCGGTGTCTAGATGTTCATGAGGTTCCAGGCCCATAGGGGCTTGAAGCTCATCAGGGGAGAGGGCCAGTACGTCTGGGACTCCGAGGGCAGGAGGTACTTGGATGCTCATACCGGTCACGGGGCCGCTTTCCTCGGGCACAGGCCTAGAAAGGTCGTTGATGCCATAAAGGAGCAGTTGGATAAGCTGATGGTGGCATCCACCACTTTCTCGACAGATGCTATGGAGGATTGCCTCTCCTCCCTGGGCAAGATACTCCCGAGCAAGCTCAATAACGTTTACTTCCAGAACAGCGGTGCTGAAGCAGTCGAACTGGCCCTCAAGCTAGCTTTCAAAGCTACAGGGAGGAGGGGCCTTCTCTCCTTCAAGAACGGATTCCACGGCAGGACTCTGGGGGCCCTCTCAGTCACTTGGAACAGGGAGTACAGGGAGGGCTTACCCCTCCTCAGGGCTGAGTTCGGGGAGTTCAACGATATCTCCTCAGCGGATCTGATAAATGATGAGACGGCTGCAGTGATATTGGAGCCTGTCCAGGGTGAGGGAGGCATAGAGCCCTCGAGACGCGATTTCCTGGTCGAGCTAAGGAGGGCTTGCGATGAAGCTGGAGCTGTGCTCATATTCGATGAGGTGCAATGCGGTTTCGGTAGGACTGGGGCCACTTGGGCCCATCAGAGCAGGGGGGTTGAGCCGGACATACTTATAGCTGGGAAGAGCATAGCCTCGGGATTCCCGATAAGCTTAGTAGCCGCTAAGGATTGGGTGATCGAGGGCTTGAGGGCTGGATTCCATGGGAGCACTCACGGCGGCAATCCCTTAGCTTGCGCT
The sequence above is drawn from the Candidatus Korarchaeum cryptofilum OPF8 genome and encodes:
- a CDS encoding aspartate aminotransferase family protein codes for the protein MFMRFQAHRGLKLIRGEGQYVWDSEGRRYLDAHTGHGAAFLGHRPRKVVDAIKEQLDKLMVASTTFSTDAMEDCLSSLGKILPSKLNNVYFQNSGAEAVELALKLAFKATGRRGLLSFKNGFHGRTLGALSVTWNREYREGLPLLRAEFGEFNDISSADLINDETAAVILEPVQGEGGIEPSRRDFLVELRRACDEAGAVLIFDEVQCGFGRTGATWAHQSRGVEPDILIAGKSIASGFPISLVAAKDWVIEGLRAGFHGSTHGGNPLACAALKASIELFIEENVPEAARKMGKSLASMISEYAELKGEGLMLGVRVKQPGRAIRSLQASGVLALKAGEDMVRLLPPYCITEEDCSFLSGRLRRVLSEQSS
- a CDS encoding [LysW]-aminoadipate/[LysW]-glutamate kinase, which codes for MLVVKVGGRALRNLREICRDLAKYEFILVHGGGDEVSDVSRRMGIEPKFVTSPSGLRSRYTDENEIEVYVMVMAGKINKLIVNELLNLGIRAVGISGLDGPTLIAERKERIIVQEGGRRFAIPGGYTGRIVEVRRDLIDSLTRSGYSVVISPISRGKGGEILNVDGDQAAVSIAEAMLPEGLVILSDVDGVIVDGEVRRVIWADEIGSIEGIGGGMLRKLMMSAKVAGLTRVLIANGLRDEPVTRALRGEGTSIEVR
- the lysX gene encoding lysine biosynthesis protein LysX; protein product: MRVALVYERLREEESQILRAMERLGVEGVLLHLPSNHYRLEARASEADVALIRTMSHTNSVASSEILSNRGLKCVNSPEVIRVCGDKLLTSLKLISSGIPTPKTAVAFSPEGALRAAKEIGFPVVVKPVNGSWGRLVSLARDEEELRSIIEHREAIGSPYYRIHYIQEYIEKPDRDIRAYGTDKEFITAIYRISNHWITNTARGARVEPVRATEDLRDLVLRTCEALGGGFLGIDIVEDRERGLMVLEANAVTEFKNAARATGVDIAGELVRYAVSRCS
- the lysW/argW gene encoding alpha-aminoadipate/glutamate carrier protein LysW, with amino-acid sequence MEARCPICGSTLEVPDDAIPGELIDCNSCGALLEVFNDNGAISLREAGGVLEDWGE